GCACACTAAGATTGGGATGAAAATGCCATATTCATCCGTGATAAACTAATTTTAATCCACCtttattcctaaaaccacaaaAATATGAAACATGATTGCCATGCATATATCTATACTATTAATACCACAACAATAATGCAATTTACAGAAATAAGACGGCCAAATTGCAATTTAAATGGTACGAAGATCACAACAATGAAATATGAATGTTGTAACTCAACTGATAAATCATGCACACTACTCGCCCTAGCATATACACTGCAAGCAAATGACAGGTTCTCCATTAATTTTTGGTCATTCTCTAGTAAGTCCATTCGCCACTAATGATCTGTTAGGGTTGttgcctttcttttcttccttttgtcttattttctctcattctctctatcCTTTTATTTTAATGGTCGATCAATGACCCATTTGGTGCTAGAATAATCGAACTAGTCGCTGGACTGGTTCATTTCTCAATAAGGGTCGATTTTCCAACCACCACCCAAATTAAGTCTCTCAAAGCTCACCATTTTCTCTTAAGCATTTCCCTGATCTCTTATTCTCTTCCATCTACACCTCCCCAAACCATCAATTTTCCTAAAAAAAAGCCCCCAAAAATCATTGATTTTAATACAAAAGCCCTAGCTTTAGCGAATCACGATTTTCTAGCAAACTACCAGAACACACCCAGAACTACAATAAATCAATATCGCAATCTAAACCTCTCACTCTCATCAACATAAGCCTTCTCACCAATAGCCCTCAATCATAGGCTTCTCAAGCTTCGGTCTAAACCCTTCAATTCATAGCCAAACCTTAGCCAAAATCCATCAATCAATGGCCATTGTTGACCAAAAGGCCATGATTACCATATGTTCCTGCCTTCCAAGCGGTGTCACGATGGCCAGAGATGAAAGTGCATTGTATTGTTCATGTGGCGagagtttcaaaaatttcaatggCCATTGTTGACCAAAAGGCCATGATTACCATATGTTCCTGCCTTCGAAGCGGTGTCACGATGGCCAGAGATGAAAGTGCATTGTATTGTTCATGTGGCGAgagtttcaaaaattatatttcgaCCCATGTTTATTATACTTAGACCCAGTCAGCTTTTGTTTATTACATTTTGACCTCTTCTAGGttgcaaaaattgaattttggcaccttaaaaaatttgaaatttctttccCAAGTCCTCcagatatttcaaaaataattacatttcCTCCAGTTAATAATTACTTATCCTATCCATATGTAATGATTATTGTCCTAACTTTATCTCTgagaatttaatttagtttaaattttttaattaggaTAATCTCAACCATGtgttttttctataattttttttattaatttttattgatcaaatttcatatatatgcacctttctttatttatttattgggcctatacatacatatatatattttatatattttcctaTATTTGGATCATTTAaagtaatatttatatatatagatacttggaaataattaatttatcctTAGGTGGATTCATATCTCTCAACCATTTCCCTTACTATAAATCCTCAAAATATTTTCCAGAAATccttaaaattttgagttattactACATCAACCCTACCATATGCTAAATCTTCAATGAGCAATACTTACAAAATTACATCAAAGTTAACCTAAATAGTCAGAGGTAGTAATTGCATGTGGCatgttgttaaaaaaatattttcggcCAGATCTGTTGGGGAAGAGGTGAAAGATCATATATAGTGGTTTCTGGTGATTTACGGCGGCGGAGGGGGGTCTTTCTTCGATCGGCAGAAAGCTGCAATAACTATGGTTGGATCAACTTTGAAGGGATTTGTCACACTAAATTTGATGGTAAAATTGTAATCGTAGACCCTAAACTTTTAAAACTTAAACCCTAATACTCATTTCGTATAATCAAAAGACTTTTCATTCATTTTGTGATGAGAGAGTCTTTCCATTAATTAATTCGagagaataaattatttctttccttttgtagcaaccaaataacattttatgaCAATTCCATTTCTATCCACATTCTCTTTAACCCGCATTTAGATCTTTATAATAAAGGGATTTTGAGTGTTCTTAGacgaatttttattttttctttcaagggCAACATAATTGATACTGATCAACACATCTAAACAAATAATAATCCTTGAAATGACCTTTCAATTTCTTGGATTATcattcatttttaataaaaatgagcaaagttttaatcaatattaattctggataattaaattttctataTGAGTGATGAAGTGGCAATATATAGTGTATGTAATCTTAATTTCGGATTCTCCCAATTAAGGAAAGATATCTGGATTTCGACCTTTCCTTCAAGTAATGAATTCTTCCCAATATCACATACATTGTATTTTGCCACCTTAATTAGGAATCAATCATGGTGCCCTGCCTTTAAATACCCATTAAACCTTGTTCTCAGGGCACTGCTCCATAGAACATATGccgatcatcttcttccttgtaGCGAAGCCCTAGCCATGGAAGGACGATCAGAGCCCAGTGGTTCCAAGAGTGCCCCCACGGCAAAGACCAAGGATGAGCGCAGACGTCAAGTCAAATTCCGCAAACGCCGCTCCCACATCTTCAAGAAGTCCAGCGAACTTTCTACTCTTTGCGGAGCCAATGTAGCGGTGATTGCGTTTTCTCCGTCGAACAAGGCGTATTCGTTCGGATCGCCGAATGTAAACGCCGTGATCGGCCCGCTGTTGGGTGAGAGCCAACGCCCGGAAACCCTTACGGACAGATTAACTGAGGCTCGCCGGAACGCCGCCGCGACGGAGGAGCTGAACGCGGAACTGCTCGGTCTGCAGAAGAGGCTGGAAGAAGAGAAGCGGCGCGGGCGGGCTCTCGATCAGAAGAGGATGGCCAGACAGAGAGAGAACTGGTGGGAGGCCCCCATCGAAGAGATGGAACTTGAGCAGTTGGAGCGGCTGAAGGTGGCGATGGAGGAAGTGCAAATTGGGACCCTCAATCAGGTGGCCATTTTGACGCGGGAGAAGGTCGTCAGTAATTTCGAAGGTGGTGCCCCTCCGTCCGCCGGTGGTCCTCCTCTGTCCGCAGGTGGTCCTCCTCCATCTGATTCAGGCCCGAGTTCGAGCTCCGCCGTTTGAAACAGGGTCTAGTTATAAGTAAATTatgcgcgcgcgcacacacacacacaaacaccaacacacacacacacacacacacacacacacatgtttATGCCATTCTCATCAGTCTCTTATAATACAATGGTTGTTTTACAGTTTTCAAGGGAATAATATGTTGTATATACTGTCGATTTGAAAACATTTTAGGGATAATCAAACAGaatagaagagaagaaggaaaattaCATACAAAAATAGTGGTTTAAAAGTGATAAAACTGGATATAAAGACGGCCTTCACCCCTTTCACATAGAGTGTGGAAGTCTTGTACAGTAGAAACGTTTTAATCTtttcattttatcatttattattaattatttgtgacTATTTTTTACCTTTTGCATTTTTTGCTGTTGCTATTACTCCAACTATATTTGTAGCACCCTGGCTAAGTTCAAGTTATTTATGATTTCGATCCCTTTGAAGCCTTGTTATCATCATATGTTGTAGTTTCGTTAATTCTCTTTTGTTCTATTTTGGTccaatatttttgtcatttattaattatgatctAGTAATTAGAAGTCTACAAAGCGATAAAACTAGATATAATAATGGCTTTTAGTACTCTTTTCACACAGAGCGAGAAGTCTTATGTAGTAGAAATACCctaatcttattattttgtcgtttattattaattattagtgGCTAGTTTTTATAAACTCTTacattttttgttgttgctatTACTCCAACTATATTTGTAGCACCCTAGCTATGTTCAAGTTATTTGATTTCCCTTTGAAGCCTTGCTATCATCATATGTCGTTGCTTCATgaattctctttttgttctaTTTCGGTCcaatatttttgtcttttattagTTATAATCTAATAACTGGAAGTCTATAAAGCGATAAAACTAGATATAAGGACGGCCTTCACCCCTTTCACACAAAGTATGAAGTCTTATGCAGTAGAAAtgctttaattttattattttgtcgtttattattaattattagtgACTAGTTTTATAAtctttgacatttttttgttgttgctatTACTCCAACTAGATTTGTAGCACCCTAGCTATGCTCAAGTTATTTGATTTCCCTTTGAAGCTTTGTTATCATCATATGTTGTAGTTTCATTAATTCTCTTTTGTTATATTTCGGTCCAATATTTTTGTCGTTTATTAGTTATGATCTAATAATTGAAAGTCTATAAAATGATAGAACTAGATATGATAACGATCTTCACCCATTTCAGACAAAACATGAAGTCTTGTGTAGTATAAATGCTctaatcttattattttgtcgtttataattaattattagtgaCTAGTTTTTATAATCTTTTagattttttgttgttgctatTACTCCAACTATATTTGTAGCATCCTAGCTATGTTCAAgttatttgatttctttttgaaGCTTTGTTATAATGATCCGTTGTAACTTTGTTAattctcttttgttttatttcggCCCAATATTTTTGTCGTTTATTAGTTATGATTTAATAAGTCTATTTTGTCGTTCATTAGTTATTGTGTGGGTTGCAACATTTCATTGACCAAAGAAAATCTTCTTCATCGACCATTGGAGATGTCATATGGGGTTGAGTTGCAGGAGTCTATTTTGAGTATAAGATTAGCCCAAACTTTCTGATGAAATGGAAATGAGAAAGTGAATTAGCAGAAGTAATCTTTTATATATTGGGAGATTGGAATAAGGAGAGTACGTGGTGAATAGGAGAAAATTGGAGCATAGCACTATTATTTGCTGCCTGATTTGTTGGTTATTTTGGTTGGTCCCAAGCTCTTTTTTTttggagggaggggggggggggggtgttggggGTTAGATAAAATCGTAGGGGCTGCAAATCAATGGATCGACCAAAGAAAGtaataggaaaaccaaaaatcataatgaATTTCaacaaaaactaaagaaaaaagaagaaaagaaaggaagagaaacgAACATATCTAAGGCCAAACAAACACCCAAATAAGATTGCTCGAGAACACTAAATTCAATGCATTACTAGTCCAACCATTGCCTTCAATGCAAAGAGGAGCAACACTTGGCACACACTAACAAGCAAATCCCAAGCACCATCTCGTTCGCAATCTAAGGTCGATGAATAAGAGTTTAGGGGGGGGTGTATATAAGATGGCTGAAGAATCCAAAATTAGGAATGAAAATGACCAATTGTCACTGATGCACGCTTGAAGAGAGAGACCGTGGCTATGACAGGAGTAGTACAATGGACAAATATTAGGACTATATAAAAAGATTTTTCCTTCAACTTTTGCAGTGTTGGTTGTGGTTTACTAAAGCTTTTGTTATCCTCGTCCTTTTTGGCGTTTTTCATTGCTAAGCgaaaatattaaaagttatgTCGACATTATAAATGTCATGCCACCGACTTTTAAGTCCCAAcgaatttatagtagttcgttATTTTTTCCCGTTATATATCCTAGTCCTTTTGTGCCGTTGTTTTTTGTTAAGTAAAAATAGTAAGAGTCAAATTGACATTATTAATGTCGCGATGCTAACCTTAGTTAATTAAGATAAAGTATAATTTATGAtacaatgataaaaatattaaaagaagaCAACTTAACTTAGATCCTTGAAGCCACAAACCCAGGATCGTAGAGGTGGCTAACCACCAAAGGGTCAttacaattacaattacaattacaattacaatATTGTTGTTGAGTGGTGTATATTTACCCCCTTTTTTTCCGTCATTAATTCACTTCAAAAAGACATAAGAAACACTCACAAAATTGCcctacatataaattttctttagGGATACTATGCATCTTCCTATTTCTATTGTTGCCTACCTTTAATAATTGGggtcaatttttatttttattttttgagatgagaattattatacaaataaataagtgtCGACAGTGTGGAATGAGTAATGCAGATTTTAACGGGAATTaggtataattattatattattatctgCATTAGGAGAGGAGAATTCCTATTATTACCAAAACAAGcaaaaaggaaagtaaaaaaagaattttattttctttcaaaagaaaaggaaaatagaaaagaaaaaacattaaTTCTTATCACTAATACCATAGGAAgtataaaaatgaattcaataaTGCCACCAGAATTGTAAATGGCACGTGGGTAGGCAGCAAGAGGTCGATCTCCTCCTTAAATACCGATCAAACCTAGCCATTTCTTCTGTGAATTGACCAAAAGAAACCCTAGAAACCCTAGCCATGGCAAAGGAAAAGATGCAGAGAGACATCAACCTGCCGCTCATCTTCTCCAGGCGCCGAGCCAGCCTCTTCAAGAAGGCCAACGAGCTTTCAATTCTCTGCGGGGCCAAGGTGGCGGTGATCGCGTTCTCGCCGACCAACAAGGCGTATTCATTCGGTGCCCCAAATCTAGACGCCGTCATCGGGGTCTTCATGGGCCAAGACTGGCGAGTCGAACCCGAGGCCGACCAAGTTAAGGAGTCTGGCGAGAGCGGGGTCGTGAGGGAGATGGACTCGCGGATGAGCTATTTTAAGGCAAGGCTGGAGGAGGAGAGGCGGCGCGGCCACGCTCTTGACCAGATGAGGGCGGCGAATCGGAGGGAGCGCTGGTGGGACGCGCCGATCGAGGAGATGAACATGGAACAGTTGGCCCTGCTCCAGGCCTCCCTGGAGGAGCTGAAGAAACTGTCGTTGGAGGAGAAGGATAGGCTCGAGGACGATGAAGCAGCTAGTAGTTTATGCATTCTGGCACAGCAGGACCTCCCTCCGCCGCCGCCATTTCACCTTGGGTCTAGTTCTTCTGGCAGCGGAAGTGGTGGTCCTACGCCGTTTACGGCGGCGGGACCTGGCTCTTCTGGATATCCTGGGGCTTCCAGTTCTGCTGGTCCAATCGGACGCCCTGGATTTCGTCGTGGCAATCGTGCTTAGTGGGT
This window of the Diospyros lotus cultivar Yz01 chromosome 5, ASM1463336v1, whole genome shotgun sequence genome carries:
- the LOC127802262 gene encoding agamous-like MADS-box protein AGL61; the encoded protein is MEGRSEPSGSKSAPTAKTKDERRRQVKFRKRRSHIFKKSSELSTLCGANVAVIAFSPSNKAYSFGSPNVNAVIGPLLGESQRPETLTDRLTEARRNAAATEELNAELLGLQKRLEEEKRRGRALDQKRMARQRENWWEAPIEEMELEQLERLKVAMEEVQIGTLNQVAILTREKVVSNFEGGAPPSAGGPPLSAGGPPPSDSGPSSSSAV
- the LOC127802263 gene encoding agamous-like MADS-box protein AGL62, which encodes MAKEKMQRDINLPLIFSRRRASLFKKANELSILCGAKVAVIAFSPTNKAYSFGAPNLDAVIGVFMGQDWRVEPEADQVKESGESGVVREMDSRMSYFKARLEEERRRGHALDQMRAANRRERWWDAPIEEMNMEQLALLQASLEELKKLSLEEKDRLEDDEAASSLCILAQQDLPPPPPFHLGSSSSGSGSGGPTPFTAAGPGSSGYPGASSSAGPIGRPGFRRGNRA